The Neochlamydia sp. S13 genome has a segment encoding these proteins:
- the fabD gene encoding ACP S-malonyltransferase — protein MSHFKKIAFLFPGQGVQYLGMAKDIYENFSLARQTFQEADEVLHRHLSKIILEGPEEELLETKNSQVGIYVVSMALLRIIKDLYPNIQPDVCAGLSLGEYSALTASQKLDFASCLSIIQYRGHYMNEACEAHPGGMAVVLGLTAHEVEEAVQEVNLPHDLWIANFNCPGQIVISGTRKGIDSAASALKDKGAKRVLPLNVYGAFHSGLMKTAEERLVEHIHYASIQNSPIGLIMNVPGKKVENILDIKSHLIRQVTSPVRWEQSIRHLGEEGVELFIEIGCGKTLAGFNKRILPHINTISVEKLTELDQLAKI, from the coding sequence ATGTCGCATTTTAAAAAAATTGCTTTTTTATTTCCTGGCCAAGGAGTTCAATATCTTGGGATGGCAAAAGATATTTATGAAAATTTCTCCCTAGCTAGGCAAACTTTTCAAGAGGCCGATGAGGTGTTACATCGCCATTTATCTAAAATAATATTAGAAGGCCCTGAGGAAGAACTGCTTGAAACAAAAAATAGCCAGGTGGGCATTTATGTTGTCTCTATGGCGCTTCTAAGGATTATTAAAGATTTATATCCTAACATACAGCCAGATGTGTGTGCCGGCTTAAGCTTAGGTGAATATTCAGCATTAACAGCTTCTCAGAAACTAGATTTTGCCTCTTGCCTCTCTATTATTCAATATAGAGGCCATTATATGAATGAAGCCTGTGAGGCTCATCCAGGGGGTATGGCAGTTGTTTTAGGTCTTACAGCTCACGAAGTAGAGGAAGCTGTGCAAGAGGTGAATTTGCCTCATGATTTATGGATTGCTAATTTTAATTGTCCAGGCCAGATAGTTATTTCGGGAACTCGAAAAGGAATTGATAGCGCTGCATCAGCTCTTAAAGATAAAGGTGCCAAACGTGTCTTGCCTTTAAATGTATATGGAGCTTTTCATAGTGGTCTTATGAAGACAGCGGAAGAACGTCTTGTTGAACATATCCATTATGCTTCCATCCAAAATAGCCCGATAGGTTTAATCATGAATGTGCCTGGTAAAAAGGTAGAAAATATTCTCGATATTAAAAGTCATTTAATTAGGCAGGTGACCTCTCCTGTTCGCTGGGAGCAAAGCATTCGCCACCTGGGGGAAGAGGGAGTCGAGCTTTTCATTGAAATAGGGTGTGGAAAAACACTAGCAGGTTTTAATAAACGTATTCTTCCCCACATAAATACCATTTCTGTAGAAAAATTAACGGAACTTGATCAGCTCGCTAAAATATAG
- a CDS encoding sodium/proline symporter — protein sequence MGLYFHKKQTSAADFIIGNRSLNFWLTALSAHASDMSAWLFMAFPAAVFSSGLPKIWIAWGLIGGMFVNWQFIATRLRKATEKYNAHTLSTFFERRFNDTSGTIRFLTAAIALFFLASYIAAGLIAMGLLFESVFGINYYVGLSVAMLVVVIYTLIGGFVTVAWTDLFQSLFLMAMIIFVPAYAFMHLPNGWQSITEAAKNQNASLFFFKDLSTSSILEAIFMATWGLGYFGQPHIVTKFMGIKNVEEMHKSKYVGMSWLILTLLGATAVGLIGLPFFDGQLRDPQLVFIDMVPLLFHPLVTGFILCAILAANMSTMDSQLLVCASIISEDFYKGIFRKEASAQKLLLISRLGLVFTALSSLILAYNKSTTVLEAVRYAWAGLGCSFGPLMLMSLYSQSINKYGAIAGILTGGIIAGTWEAYSKQLLGHNVPAEIPAFAVSLISIYLVSKWTGKITVECDSKGS from the coding sequence ATGGGGCTATACTTTCATAAAAAGCAAACATCCGCAGCAGATTTTATTATAGGCAATCGCTCACTCAACTTTTGGCTAACAGCTCTTTCTGCTCATGCCAGCGATATGAGTGCCTGGCTTTTTATGGCATTTCCAGCTGCCGTCTTCAGTAGTGGCTTACCTAAGATCTGGATTGCATGGGGATTAATTGGTGGAATGTTTGTTAATTGGCAATTTATCGCTACGCGTTTAAGAAAAGCTACCGAGAAATATAATGCTCATACTCTCTCTACCTTTTTCGAACGCCGTTTTAATGATACGTCAGGAACAATAAGATTCTTAACAGCTGCCATTGCTCTTTTTTTCCTCGCTTCCTATATAGCAGCTGGATTAATAGCCATGGGACTCTTATTTGAATCAGTCTTTGGCATTAACTACTATGTAGGCTTATCTGTTGCCATGCTTGTCGTCGTCATTTATACCTTGATAGGTGGATTTGTTACCGTGGCTTGGACGGATCTGTTTCAGTCTCTTTTTCTTATGGCCATGATTATCTTTGTTCCTGCTTATGCTTTCATGCACTTGCCAAATGGATGGCAATCTATTACAGAAGCGGCTAAAAACCAAAATGCCTCCTTATTTTTCTTTAAAGACCTCTCCACCTCTTCCATCCTCGAAGCTATATTTATGGCAACCTGGGGATTAGGTTATTTTGGGCAACCTCATATTGTGACTAAGTTTATGGGGATTAAAAATGTAGAAGAGATGCATAAATCCAAATATGTAGGGATGTCTTGGCTGATTCTTACCTTGCTAGGAGCAACAGCCGTAGGACTTATAGGCCTACCTTTTTTTGATGGCCAACTCCGTGATCCTCAGCTAGTCTTTATTGATATGGTCCCCCTCCTCTTTCATCCTCTTGTCACCGGCTTTATCTTATGTGCTATCCTCGCAGCCAATATGTCCACCATGGATTCGCAACTTCTAGTTTGTGCGTCCATCATCAGTGAGGATTTTTACAAAGGTATTTTTAGAAAAGAAGCCTCTGCCCAAAAACTACTTTTAATTTCACGCCTAGGTTTAGTCTTTACCGCCTTGTCCTCATTAATTTTAGCCTATAACAAAAGTACAACCGTTTTAGAAGCGGTACGATATGCTTGGGCGGGCTTAGGATGCTCATTTGGTCCTTTAATGCTCATGTCTCTTTATTCTCAATCGATCAATAAATATGGGGCTATAGCAGGCATACTTACTGGAGGAATAATTGCAGGCACCTGGGAGGCTTATAGCAAGCAGCTATTAGGACATAACGTTCCTGCCGAAATTCCTGCCTTTGCCGTCAGCTTAATCAGCATCTATCTGGTATCTAAGTGGACAGGAAAAATTACGGTTGAATGTGACAGCAAAGGGTCGTAA
- the fabG gene encoding 3-oxoacyl-ACP reductase FabG, which produces MHHLLNNQVAIVTGGTAGIGKAIAREFARQGATVAIFGTNEKRGQEVVQEIGAEKASFFQVNIAKTLEVEAAIKQVQQNYGKVDILVNNAGITRDQLMLKMTEEDWDTVMEVNLKSCYNTCKALTRHMLKARQGVIINISSVIGLIGNSGQANYAASKAAIIGFTKALAKEFASRNIRINCIAPGFIDTQMTKDMTEQQRQAILSSIPMERMGAPEDIAHAAVFLASSMAQYMTGQVLVVDGGMVM; this is translated from the coding sequence ATGCATCATCTTTTAAACAATCAGGTAGCTATCGTTACCGGAGGAACTGCTGGCATTGGCAAAGCAATTGCTCGTGAATTTGCTCGCCAAGGAGCAACTGTGGCAATCTTCGGAACAAATGAGAAAAGAGGCCAAGAAGTAGTACAGGAAATTGGAGCAGAAAAAGCCTCTTTTTTTCAAGTCAATATAGCTAAAACTCTAGAGGTAGAGGCTGCTATAAAACAGGTACAGCAAAATTATGGCAAAGTGGATATTTTAGTTAATAATGCTGGAATTACGCGCGATCAGCTAATGTTGAAAATGACGGAAGAAGATTGGGATACAGTCATGGAAGTTAACTTAAAATCCTGCTACAATACTTGCAAGGCTCTTACCCGTCATATGCTTAAAGCCCGCCAGGGGGTGATTATAAATATTAGCTCCGTGATCGGTCTGATTGGTAACAGTGGGCAAGCTAATTATGCGGCTTCAAAAGCTGCTATCATAGGTTTTACAAAAGCTCTTGCTAAAGAATTTGCCTCCCGTAATATTCGCATCAATTGCATAGCTCCTGGCTTTATTGACACGCAGATGACGAAAGATATGACAGAACAGCAGCGTCAGGCCATACTCTCTTCCATTCCTATGGAAAGGATGGGCGCGCCTGAAGATATTGCCCATGCAGCTGTTTTCTTAGCCAGCTCGATGGCCCAATATATGACTGGGCAAGTGTTGGTGGTGGACGGAGGAATGGTGATGTAA
- a CDS encoding tetratricopeptide repeat protein gives MSLESSPISSYVFTESKEIEKRKQLCVKPHPYVEIFEKLGCKDLYQASLVCKEWKQLTEQTSLWQMFNVEKLNINFQEETQVDDQEVPSLIPKSELEAVIESLENDKILSEEEIKEVKDAYKLSLQIAALKKKVNQERLFIEKLGDVYSSKEIPKILLQAVGLYNYALHDSTVGEQKIIKRKLLKAENLLTKLCKGKPANISIAKKQFGDNREVLKKLREGIKEKIQALGSDPSSEEVRMLYKEIALGMKDYFKTLVNQAIDVLGPAPCEYAMIGFGSLAREEMTPYSDLEFGILIQEDSKDNKKYFKRLTALIHLKVINIGETLLPALNIPCLKAINFFDDVTLRGLAFDGEGVEGKGCKTPFGNRHTFELIQTPEKMAQYIGKDEKGRWWHQEEPHLPMELLTFTHLLGDEELTKQYRHHAQRALEIPYQVGLTLRQYLAKYHLVREDRITFNPSLQDPDKQGLLFKVKNDFYRFPHLALDRLALLKEVAASDTFTRITQLKDKGVLTDNAAEKLSEWMSIALFMRLKTYSHYKAQREMMNPLLKPFGFEDPKLVEKQFTLDLAALKKIKKIYHIFIPFYQAVKEFLAGNENALKSLDVKNISTKTQGDIALRIFQQKKAKKFYKLAQEKNPEDADILVVLGYIYKGQGKLDKAAKKIEQALKIRSQFLCKNYSLGKACNKNFAALYRELAKLGNAAKPSRKADFIKLKLFLEDYSIIATYYNNLATIYQAHGKLGKAAAIGEKALKADLQFWGKNHPHVARTYNNLGTIYQEQGKLGQAAEYVKKALTINTKLFGGNHPTVARDYNNLGQIYQDQGKLEEAAKHIIKALDINHKLFGKYHPRIATGWNNLGAIYQEQGNLDKAAESVQKAFAIDLKVFGESHPTIARNHNNLAGVYQGQGNLGKAAEQINKALDINLKLFGDNHASVADCYTNLGVIYQKQGSIEKAIGYFKKALTIEHKLFGENHASIALDYNNLSQSYEEQRQLEQALECSKKALAIDLEVFGENHPSVARDYNNLGIIYLAQDNLEEAFKHISKTYTINCKFFGEIHPWMAIYYNNLGKIYQKQGNLGLAAEYVEKSLAIALRLFNENHPDVANCYNNLGLIYQAQGNQQKAAECTDKARAINLKLSSESSSTETLDDCNLDTSNKNTEI, from the coding sequence ATGAGTTTGGAGAGTTCACCTATTAGCTCTTATGTATTTACTGAATCTAAGGAAATAGAAAAAAGAAAACAGCTTTGTGTGAAGCCACATCCCTATGTAGAAATCTTCGAAAAACTAGGATGCAAAGACTTATACCAAGCAAGCCTAGTCTGTAAAGAATGGAAGCAGCTAACTGAACAAACCAGTTTATGGCAAATGTTTAATGTAGAAAAGCTTAATATTAACTTCCAGGAGGAGACGCAAGTTGATGATCAGGAAGTACCGTCTCTAATACCCAAAAGTGAATTGGAAGCCGTTATTGAAAGCTTAGAAAACGATAAAATTTTATCAGAGGAAGAGATAAAGGAGGTAAAAGACGCCTATAAACTATCTTTACAAATTGCTGCACTAAAGAAAAAAGTTAACCAAGAAAGGTTATTTATAGAAAAGCTAGGCGACGTCTATTCGAGCAAAGAAATACCTAAGATTCTTCTTCAAGCGGTAGGACTTTACAATTATGCCTTGCATGATTCTACTGTAGGCGAACAAAAAATTATTAAAAGAAAGCTATTAAAAGCCGAAAATCTGCTCACTAAGCTTTGCAAAGGAAAACCTGCAAATATTTCTATAGCCAAAAAGCAATTTGGAGATAATCGTGAAGTGCTAAAAAAACTTAGGGAGGGAATAAAAGAGAAAATTCAAGCTCTCGGCTCAGATCCTTCATCTGAGGAAGTAAGAATGCTTTACAAGGAAATTGCATTGGGTATGAAAGATTACTTTAAGACTCTAGTAAATCAGGCGATTGATGTTTTAGGCCCGGCACCCTGTGAATATGCGATGATAGGCTTTGGTTCCCTAGCTAGAGAGGAAATGACTCCCTATTCCGATCTAGAATTTGGCATTCTTATCCAGGAAGATAGTAAAGATAATAAAAAGTACTTTAAGCGCCTTACGGCTCTAATTCATTTGAAAGTGATCAATATAGGAGAAACCCTTCTTCCTGCTTTAAATATTCCCTGCTTGAAAGCCATAAATTTTTTTGATGACGTAACACTACGTGGCCTTGCCTTTGATGGCGAAGGAGTAGAAGGAAAAGGATGTAAAACTCCCTTTGGCAATCGCCATACTTTTGAGCTTATCCAAACCCCTGAAAAGATGGCTCAATATATTGGCAAAGATGAAAAAGGAAGATGGTGGCATCAGGAAGAACCTCATCTTCCTATGGAGCTTTTAACCTTTACTCATTTGTTAGGTGATGAGGAGCTAACTAAGCAATATAGACACCATGCTCAACGAGCGCTTGAAATTCCCTATCAAGTAGGCCTTACTCTCCGCCAATATTTAGCCAAATATCATTTAGTTCGAGAAGATAGGATAACTTTCAATCCAAGCCTGCAGGATCCAGACAAGCAAGGACTGCTTTTTAAAGTTAAAAATGATTTCTATCGTTTTCCTCACCTGGCTTTGGACCGTTTAGCTCTTCTTAAAGAAGTAGCCGCTTCCGATACGTTTACTAGGATCACTCAATTAAAAGATAAAGGTGTTTTAACAGATAATGCAGCTGAAAAGTTAAGTGAATGGATGAGCATAGCTTTATTCATGCGCCTTAAAACTTATTCTCATTACAAAGCTCAAAGGGAAATGATGAATCCTCTGCTTAAGCCCTTTGGATTTGAGGATCCAAAGCTTGTTGAAAAGCAGTTTACTTTAGATTTGGCAGCTTTAAAAAAGATAAAAAAAATTTATCATATTTTTATTCCTTTCTATCAGGCTGTTAAGGAATTTTTAGCAGGAAATGAAAATGCCCTTAAATCATTGGATGTGAAGAATATTTCTACAAAAACTCAAGGAGATATAGCCTTAAGGATTTTCCAGCAGAAAAAGGCAAAAAAGTTTTACAAATTAGCACAAGAAAAAAATCCAGAAGACGCTGACATATTAGTTGTCCTTGGATATATTTATAAAGGTCAGGGAAAATTAGATAAAGCAGCTAAAAAAATAGAACAAGCGCTTAAAATCCGTTCCCAGTTTCTTTGCAAAAATTATTCCCTAGGGAAAGCTTGTAATAAGAATTTTGCAGCACTTTATCGAGAACTAGCAAAGCTAGGAAATGCAGCCAAACCTAGCAGGAAAGCTGACTTTATTAAACTTAAGCTTTTTTTGGAAGATTACTCTATCATAGCTACTTACTATAATAACTTAGCAACAATTTATCAAGCTCACGGAAAACTAGGCAAGGCGGCTGCAATTGGCGAGAAAGCGCTTAAGGCTGACCTTCAATTTTGGGGTAAAAATCATCCCCATGTAGCAAGAACTTACAATAATTTGGGAACAATTTATCAAGAGCAAGGAAAGTTAGGTCAGGCGGCTGAATATGTTAAAAAAGCCCTTACCATTAATACTAAGCTTTTTGGTGGAAATCATCCTACTGTAGCAAGGGATTACAACAATCTTGGGCAAATTTACCAAGATCAAGGAAAATTGGAGGAAGCCGCTAAGCATATTATCAAAGCGCTGGATATTAACCATAAATTATTTGGTAAATACCATCCTAGAATTGCAACCGGTTGGAATAATTTAGGAGCAATTTATCAAGAACAGGGAAATTTAGACAAGGCTGCGGAGTCTGTCCAGAAGGCGTTTGCAATTGACCTTAAGGTTTTTGGTGAAAGTCATCCTACTATAGCAAGAAATCATAATAATTTAGCAGGAGTCTATCAAGGACAGGGAAATTTAGGCAAGGCTGCTGAGCAAATCAACAAAGCGCTCGACATCAATCTTAAGCTTTTTGGTGATAATCATGCTAGTGTAGCAGACTGTTACACCAATTTAGGAGTAATCTATCAAAAACAAGGAAGCATAGAGAAGGCCATTGGCTACTTTAAAAAAGCACTCACAATTGAGCATAAACTTTTTGGGGAAAATCATGCTAGCATAGCCCTAGATTATAACAATTTGTCACAAAGTTATGAAGAACAGAGACAGTTAGAACAGGCGTTAGAGTGTAGCAAAAAAGCTCTAGCGATTGATCTTGAGGTTTTTGGTGAAAATCATCCCTCTGTGGCAAGAGATTATAACAACTTGGGAATAATTTACCTTGCTCAAGATAATCTAGAAGAAGCATTTAAGCACATTAGCAAAACTTACACTATTAACTGCAAATTTTTCGGTGAAATTCATCCCTGGATGGCAATATATTATAATAATCTAGGGAAAATCTACCAAAAACAAGGTAATTTAGGATTAGCGGCTGAGTATGTCGAGAAATCACTGGCAATTGCCCTTAGATTATTCAATGAAAATCATCCCGACGTAGCAAATTGTTACAATAACCTGGGATTAATTTACCAAGCACAAGGCAATCAGCAGAAAGCAGCTGAATGTACTGATAAAGCTCGTGCCATTAACCTTAAGCTTTCTAGTGAAAGTTCTTCTACTGAGACACTAGATGATTGCAATTTAGACACCTCTAATAAAAATACGGAAATCTAA
- the acpP gene encoding acyl carrier protein: MCMSSTEQEVIDIIVEQLGVDRDDVTPSKKLVEDLNADSLDLTELNMTFEERLGREIPQEEAEKFKTVGDIIQYFDRITKE; the protein is encoded by the coding sequence ATGTGTATGTCATCAACAGAACAAGAAGTCATCGACATCATTGTAGAACAGCTGGGTGTAGATAGAGATGATGTAACTCCTTCTAAAAAGCTTGTCGAAGATCTAAATGCAGATTCTCTGGATTTAACAGAGCTCAATATGACTTTTGAAGAGCGTTTAGGAAGAGAAATCCCTCAAGAAGAAGCTGAAAAGTTTAAAACTGTAGGCGATATTATCCAATATTTCGATCGTATCACCAAAGAATAA